The following are encoded in a window of Rosa chinensis cultivar Old Blush chromosome 4, RchiOBHm-V2, whole genome shotgun sequence genomic DNA:
- the LOC112198768 gene encoding threonine dehydratase biosynthetic, chloroplastic, producing MGQGTVGMEVMRQTKEPLHAIFVPVGGGGLIAGIAANVKRLSPEVKIIGVEPSDANAMALSLHHGERIMLDQVGGFADGVAVKEVGEETFRICKELIDGVVLVSRDAICGSIKDMFEETRSILEPAGALALAGAEAYCKYYGLKGENVVAITSGANMNFDKLRVVTELANVGRQQEAVLATVMPEVPGSFKHYSSELEAMQERMESSQLKTINLTKSDVVKDHLRCLMGGRINVENEVLCRFVFPERPGALMKFLDTFSPRWNISLFHYRGQGETGANVLVGIQVSKSEIDEFHSRANSLGYDYVVVTNDTDFELLMHS from the exons ATGGGTCAGGGAACAGTTGGAATGGAGGTTATGCGTCAAACAAAAGAGCCATTGCATGCAATTTTTGTGCCGGTGGGGGGTGGTGGCCTAATAGCTGGTATTGCTGCAAACGTTAAGAGGCTGTCTCCAGAGGTAAAGATTATTGGTGTGGAGCCCTCGGATGCGAATGCAATGGCATTATCCTTGCATCACGGAGAGAGAATAATGTTGGACCAAGTTGGAGGTTTTGCAGATGGTGTAGCAGTGAAAGAGGTGGGTGAAGAAACCTTTCGGATATGCAAAGAATTGATAGATGGTGTAGTTCTGGTGAGTCGTGACGCCATCTGTGGTTCAATAAAGGATATGTTTGAGGAGACTAGAAGCATTTTAGAACCAGCAGGTGCTCTTGCTCTTGCTGGAGCTGAAGCATACTGCAAGTATTATGGTCTTAAAGGAGAAAATGTTGTTGCAATTACCAGTGGTGCAAATATGAACTTTGATAAACTGAGAGTGGTGACTGAACTTGCAAATGTTGGTCGGCAACAAGAGGCTGTACTCGCAACAGTTATGCCAGAGGTGCCTGGGAGCTTTAAACATTACT CTTCTGAACTTGAAGCAATGCAAGAGCGCATGGAGTCTTCTCAACTCAAAACGATCAATCTCACGAAAAGTGACGTGGTTAAAGATCACTTGCGTTGCTTGATGGGGGGCAGAATAAATGTTGAAAATGAGGTTCTTTGTCGCTTTGTCTTCCCAGAAAGGCCTGGTGCTTTGATGAAGTTCTTGGACACCTTTAGTCCACGTTGGAATATTAGTTTGTTCCACTACCGCGGACAGGGTGAAACTGGAGCAAATGTCTTGGTTGGAATCCAAGTTTCCAAGAGCGAGATTGATGAGTTCCATTCTCGTGCCAATTCACTTGGGTATGACTATGTAGTAGTGACCAATGATACAGACTTCGAGCTTTTGATGCATTCATAA